A stretch of the Kroppenstedtia eburnea genome encodes the following:
- the trpA gene encoding tryptophan synthase subunit alpha: protein MRIEAAFNSGDRLPLIPFITAGDPSLEVTLDMIRLLDEEKVTAIELGVPYSDPLADGPVIQSASERAVSQGVTLTRVLELARTAREMGVTTPLVLFSYYNPILRFGEEALVERARSSGLDGMIIPDLPWEEGRRFSRLAGEQGMDLIPLVAPTSRERIRRIVSDARGFVYCVSSLGTTGMRQHFSEGVEPFLDVVREYSPVPTAVGFGISRSEHVRHFLNHADGVVVGSALVRLIEAKGDRLRDSNRKEQAVAEIREFIRDLTGNTPSIP, encoded by the coding sequence ATGAGAATTGAAGCAGCTTTCAACAGCGGGGACCGGCTTCCGTTGATCCCCTTTATCACGGCGGGGGACCCCTCCCTGGAAGTGACGCTGGATATGATCCGGTTGTTGGATGAAGAAAAGGTGACCGCCATTGAATTGGGAGTGCCCTATTCCGACCCGCTGGCTGACGGTCCGGTGATCCAGTCCGCCTCGGAACGTGCCGTGTCACAAGGGGTGACACTGACCCGGGTGCTGGAACTGGCCCGGACAGCCCGGGAGATGGGGGTGACGACTCCCCTGGTGCTCTTTTCTTATTACAACCCGATCCTTCGCTTCGGTGAGGAGGCGTTGGTGGAAAGGGCCCGCTCTTCGGGTCTGGACGGGATGATCATCCCGGATCTCCCTTGGGAGGAAGGGCGAAGGTTTTCCCGGCTGGCCGGTGAGCAGGGGATGGACCTGATTCCGCTGGTGGCGCCCACTTCCCGGGAGCGAATCCGCCGCATCGTCTCTGATGCCCGGGGATTCGTCTACTGTGTCTCCTCCCTGGGAACCACCGGGATGCGGCAACATTTTTCCGAGGGAGTGGAGCCATTCCTCGATGTGGTGCGGGAATACAGCCCGGTGCCGACCGCAGTGGGCTTTGGGATATCCCGTTCCGAACATGTCCGGCACTTTCTCAACCATGCGGATGGGGTCGTGGTGGGAAGTGCTTTGGTCCGGCTCATCGAAGCCAAGGGGGATCGCTTGCGGGATTCCAACCGCAAGGAGCAGGCTGTGGCTGAGATCCGGGAGTTTATCCGGGATCTTACCGGCAACACCCCTTCGATCCCATGA
- the aroA gene encoding 3-phosphoshikimate 1-carboxyvinyltransferase — MLRIEERRDLRGEVRVPGDKSISHRAVMFGAVAEGRSRVEGFLPGADCLGTIECFRRMGVNIHRDGPTSLTVEGRGWEGLREPETVLDVGNSGTTIRLMLGVLAGRPFHATVLGDESIGRRPMNRVVEPLRRMGARVDGRAKGLFTPLSVRGGNLTGITHQSQVASAQVKSSLLLAGLQGNGVTRVEEPALSRDHTERMLGAFGVKVDRDSRGVSVTGGQVLQAREVRVPGDLSSAAFLLVAALIVPGSRLRIRDMGLNPTRTGILDVLRQMGGEMEVTQTGEWNGEPVGDITVSHSSLTGVEVGGDLIPRLIDEIPVLAVAATQAAGQTVIRDAAELKVKETDRIAATARELRKLGARVEETGDGLVIEGKTPLTGGPCDSHGDHRIGMAMAVAGLIAAGSTTVTRAEAIDVSFPGFATLLGEL; from the coding sequence GTGTTACGGATTGAAGAGCGAAGGGATCTCCGGGGGGAAGTCCGGGTCCCGGGGGACAAATCGATATCCCACCGGGCGGTGATGTTCGGGGCTGTTGCTGAGGGGAGAAGCCGGGTGGAAGGCTTTCTCCCCGGAGCGGATTGTCTCGGCACCATCGAATGTTTCCGCCGGATGGGTGTGAATATCCATCGCGACGGCCCCACGTCGCTCACTGTGGAAGGACGGGGCTGGGAGGGACTGCGGGAGCCGGAGACGGTGCTGGATGTGGGGAATTCGGGAACAACGATCCGACTGATGTTGGGAGTATTGGCAGGGCGTCCCTTCCATGCCACGGTTTTGGGGGATGAATCGATCGGACGCCGCCCGATGAACCGGGTGGTGGAGCCCCTTCGTCGGATGGGGGCACGGGTGGACGGCCGCGCCAAGGGTTTATTCACTCCGCTGTCTGTACGGGGAGGAAACCTCACCGGGATCACTCACCAGAGTCAAGTGGCCAGTGCCCAGGTGAAGTCCTCTCTCCTGTTGGCGGGACTGCAGGGGAATGGAGTGACCCGGGTGGAAGAGCCTGCCTTGTCACGGGATCACACGGAGCGGATGTTGGGGGCCTTCGGAGTAAAGGTGGATCGTGATTCCCGGGGCGTGTCCGTTACGGGAGGACAAGTCTTGCAGGCCCGGGAAGTCCGGGTGCCGGGGGACCTCTCGTCAGCGGCGTTTCTGCTGGTGGCGGCCCTGATCGTCCCCGGGAGCCGGCTGAGGATTCGGGACATGGGCCTCAACCCCACCCGGACGGGAATTTTGGATGTACTCCGGCAGATGGGTGGTGAAATGGAGGTGACCCAGACAGGGGAATGGAATGGAGAGCCTGTGGGGGATATCACGGTTTCCCACAGTTCCTTGACAGGGGTGGAGGTCGGAGGGGATCTGATCCCCCGTCTGATCGATGAGATCCCTGTACTGGCAGTGGCTGCCACCCAGGCCGCCGGTCAAACCGTGATCCGGGATGCAGCGGAGCTGAAGGTGAAAGAGACCGATCGAATCGCTGCGACGGCCCGGGAACTGCGAAAGTTGGGGGCACGGGTGGAGGAGACGGGCGATGGCCTGGTCATCGAAGGGAAAACCCCGCTGACCGGAGGTCCATGTGACAGTCACGGGGATCACCGGATCGGGATGGCGATGGCAGTGGCGGGCCTGATCGCCGCAGGGAGTACCACGGTGACCCGTGCCGAAGCCATCGATGTCTCTTTTCCAGGGTTTGCAACTCTGCTGGGGGAACTGTGA
- the trpB gene encoding tryptophan synthase subunit beta, protein MTVKTIKSRSADSLGRFGKFGGRFVPETLMTALAELETGYRSALADAKFREELKTLLMEYSGRPTPLTLAQRLTELTGGARIYLKREDLNHTGAHKINNTLGQGLLARRMGKRKLIAETGAGQHGVASATVAALLGMECKVFMGEEDVRRQQLNVFRMELLGAEVIPVTSGSRTLKDATNEAIRHWVSHVEDTFYLIGSVVGPHPYPEMVRNFQRVIGDETRSQVLEKEGRLPDEVVACVGGGSNAIGMFTAFLEDHSVRLHGVEAAGEGISTDRHAATLTKGSPGVIHGSLTYLLQDEHGQILPAHSISAGLDYPGVGPEHADLKEKGRVRYTTAEDGEALEAVRLLSRTEGILPALESAHAVAEAIKLAKKGDPDSIVVICLSGRGDKDVDSIRQGLEGL, encoded by the coding sequence ATGACCGTCAAGACGATTAAATCCCGATCGGCGGATTCCCTGGGCCGGTTCGGCAAGTTCGGGGGACGGTTTGTTCCCGAGACGCTGATGACGGCACTGGCTGAATTGGAGACAGGATACCGGTCCGCACTGGCGGATGCCAAGTTCCGGGAGGAGTTGAAAACGCTCCTGATGGAATACTCCGGACGGCCGACCCCGCTGACGTTGGCACAACGGCTGACGGAGTTGACGGGTGGGGCCCGCATCTATCTGAAGCGGGAAGATCTGAATCACACAGGGGCCCATAAGATCAACAACACCCTGGGGCAAGGGTTGCTGGCCAGACGGATGGGGAAGCGGAAGCTGATCGCGGAGACCGGTGCCGGTCAGCACGGGGTGGCTTCAGCCACGGTGGCGGCTCTGCTGGGGATGGAGTGCAAAGTGTTCATGGGGGAGGAGGATGTCCGCCGGCAGCAGCTGAATGTGTTTCGGATGGAGCTGTTGGGAGCGGAGGTGATCCCTGTCACCTCAGGCAGCCGCACCTTGAAAGATGCGACCAATGAGGCGATCCGCCACTGGGTATCCCATGTGGAGGACACCTTCTACCTGATCGGATCGGTGGTGGGTCCGCACCCTTATCCTGAGATGGTGCGCAATTTTCAACGGGTGATCGGGGATGAAACCCGAAGTCAGGTGCTGGAAAAGGAAGGACGTCTTCCCGATGAGGTGGTGGCTTGCGTCGGGGGCGGTTCCAATGCCATCGGGATGTTCACCGCTTTTCTGGAAGATCATTCCGTCCGCCTGCACGGTGTGGAGGCGGCGGGAGAGGGGATTTCCACCGATCGTCATGCGGCCACGCTGACGAAGGGGTCGCCGGGGGTGATTCACGGCTCCCTCACCTACCTGCTGCAGGATGAACACGGACAGATCCTGCCCGCCCATTCGATTTCCGCGGGTCTCGATTATCCGGGAGTGGGACCGGAACACGCCGATCTGAAGGAAAAGGGGCGCGTTCGTTACACGACGGCGGAGGATGGGGAAGCCCTGGAAGCGGTCCGTCTGCTCTCGCGGACGGAAGGGATTTTACCGGCTCTGGAATCGGCTCATGCCGTGGCAGAAGCGATCAAGCTGGCAAAGAAGGGGGATCCCGATTCGATTGTGGTGATCTGTCTGTCGGGACGGGGCGACAAGGATGTGGATTCGATTCGGCAGGGTCTGGAGGGATTGTGA
- a CDS encoding ReoY family proteolytic degradation factor — protein sequence MGECVTVSEKKEFIQWFLSCYELQKREAAWLLNYLCSEDQLLKQTHFVDSLRHLPKTLLISTRCVRMTPFKFMKNQRVSADVESAFYDLRTNKTEDLYVSLCFKDKATCPEYAAVLEVNPMERQDLVQDTLFSLMAEMILDESVREFRKKDLYRRIDKALERGDEEEFLQLTEQWLKIVEKER from the coding sequence ATGGGCGAGTGTGTAACGGTCTCGGAAAAGAAAGAGTTTATCCAGTGGTTTTTGAGCTGTTATGAATTGCAGAAACGGGAAGCGGCCTGGCTGCTGAATTATCTCTGCTCCGAAGATCAACTGCTCAAACAAACCCATTTTGTGGATAGTCTGCGTCATTTGCCGAAGACACTCCTGATTTCCACCCGCTGCGTACGGATGACCCCCTTCAAGTTCATGAAAAACCAGCGGGTGAGTGCAGATGTGGAGTCGGCGTTTTACGATCTCCGTACAAACAAAACCGAGGATCTCTATGTCAGCCTTTGTTTCAAAGATAAAGCCACCTGTCCGGAATATGCCGCCGTATTGGAGGTAAATCCGATGGAGAGACAAGATCTTGTACAGGATACCCTGTTCAGTCTGATGGCGGAGATGATCCTCGATGAATCGGTCCGGGAATTCAGAAAAAAAGATCTGTATCGGCGGATTGATAAAGCGCTGGAACGGGGAGACGAAGAGGAATTCTTACAATTAACCGAACAATGGTTGAAAATCGTGGAAAAGGAAAGATAA
- a CDS encoding prephenate dehydrogenase, translating to MKKAAVLGIGLIGGSLALCLKERTRLEVHGFDASKESLTLAKAAGVIHEGHMRLESAVEDADVIFLAVPVGSTPRLLNRLATLPLKRGCIITDVGSTKGEIVRYAEGLDNLRGIFIGGHPMAGSHRSGVQAAQSLLFENAYYVLTPLPETPLPEVQRLSRLLERATRARLVIMNPEHHDRVVGAISHLPHIVAASLVNQVADYNASNEWFHRLAAGGFRDLTRVAASHPVMWRDILLSNRESVLALLEDWTREMEGIRRAVKDGDAQAIEAFFHKAKESREALPEGRKGVLPPVYECTVDVPDTPGEIARVAHLLGEKGINLRNIGVMENREDRAGVLRLVFDKEEELKKAVFCLKETGYRVFDPDVD from the coding sequence ATGAAAAAAGCGGCGGTGCTGGGGATCGGCTTGATCGGGGGCTCCCTGGCTCTCTGTCTGAAGGAACGGACCCGGCTGGAAGTCCACGGCTTTGATGCATCAAAGGAATCTCTCACACTGGCGAAAGCGGCGGGGGTGATTCATGAGGGGCACATGCGCCTGGAATCGGCGGTGGAGGATGCCGATGTGATCTTTCTCGCCGTTCCGGTGGGGTCCACCCCCCGCCTGTTGAATCGATTGGCGACTCTCCCGCTCAAGCGGGGTTGCATCATCACCGATGTAGGCAGTACCAAGGGGGAGATCGTCCGATATGCCGAAGGACTGGACAACCTTCGGGGAATATTCATCGGAGGCCACCCGATGGCCGGATCACACCGTTCCGGAGTGCAGGCGGCGCAATCGCTCTTGTTTGAAAACGCCTATTATGTGTTGACTCCGTTACCGGAGACTCCCTTGCCGGAAGTGCAACGGCTCAGCCGGCTGTTGGAGCGGGCCACCCGGGCCCGGCTGGTGATTATGAACCCGGAACATCACGATCGGGTGGTGGGGGCGATCAGCCATCTTCCCCATATCGTGGCGGCTTCCCTGGTGAATCAGGTGGCCGACTACAACGCTTCCAACGAATGGTTTCACCGTCTGGCCGCCGGCGGTTTTCGGGACTTGACACGAGTGGCGGCCAGCCATCCGGTGATGTGGCGGGACATCCTGTTGAGCAACCGGGAGAGCGTGCTGGCGCTGCTGGAAGACTGGACGCGGGAGATGGAAGGAATCCGCAGGGCTGTCAAGGATGGGGATGCCCAGGCGATCGAAGCTTTTTTCCACAAGGCGAAGGAATCCCGGGAGGCGCTTCCCGAAGGACGCAAAGGGGTGCTCCCACCCGTTTACGAATGTACTGTGGATGTCCCCGACACTCCCGGTGAAATCGCCCGGGTGGCTCATCTGTTGGGGGAGAAGGGAATCAATCTCCGAAATATCGGAGTGATGGAAAACCGTGAAGACCGGGCGGGAGTGCTTCGCTTGGTCTTTGATAAGGAAGAGGAGCTGAAAAAGGCGGTGTTCTGTCTGAAGGAGACCGGCTACCGGGTGTTTGATCCGGATGTGGATTAG
- a CDS encoding phosphoribosylanthranilate isomerase, which produces MRPTFVKVCGLRSPEDAEKLERLDVSAAGLIFVPGRRRQVTPEQGASIVAHLPRGVLKTGVFVNPTREELLSVLDQVPLDLIQLHGEESPQFCGWLKEKVKAHVVKVFHMGTRPPASPEDYAPCIDAVLLDSTSGQKRGGTGKVFPWEWIPREKEYWGRWKLPVWVAGGLSPDNVGSLLNGYAPDGVDVSGGVETEGRKDRKKISQFVERVRQYDRQDD; this is translated from the coding sequence ATGAGACCCACCTTTGTCAAAGTGTGCGGCCTTCGTTCACCGGAGGATGCGGAGAAACTGGAGAGGCTGGATGTTTCCGCCGCCGGGCTGATTTTCGTCCCCGGCCGCCGTCGTCAGGTGACCCCTGAACAAGGGGCGTCGATCGTCGCTCACCTTCCCCGGGGTGTGCTGAAGACAGGGGTGTTTGTCAATCCGACCCGGGAGGAATTGTTGTCCGTGCTGGATCAGGTTCCCTTGGATCTGATCCAGCTTCACGGTGAGGAGTCCCCGCAGTTCTGCGGGTGGCTGAAAGAGAAGGTGAAGGCCCACGTGGTGAAGGTGTTTCACATGGGAACAAGGCCCCCTGCCTCCCCTGAGGATTATGCTCCCTGTATTGATGCCGTCCTGCTCGATTCTACCTCAGGTCAAAAGCGGGGGGGAACGGGGAAGGTTTTTCCTTGGGAATGGATTCCCCGTGAAAAAGAATATTGGGGGCGATGGAAGCTCCCGGTCTGGGTTGCGGGCGGACTCTCCCCCGACAATGTGGGATCTCTGTTGAATGGGTACGCTCCGGATGGAGTCGATGTCTCCGGCGGGGTGGAGACGGAGGGAAGGAAAGATCGGAAAAAAATCAGTCAGTTTGTGGAGAGGGTGAGGCAGTATGACCGTCAAGACGATTAA
- a CDS encoding DUF2487 family protein, producing MRLSSLDQEDWIRWAPYVDTLLLPLYRVRITGKQPDLEEARRVREVAARVERELTGRLLLLPAIPYAAADPGSLLRYVESVAEEVKGDFHHFFLLAPEAYRTWLEPGIDGEGEWLFLPGETDSEPEEQATKISDEIVTRWNENSEE from the coding sequence ATGCGGCTTTCCAGTCTGGATCAAGAAGATTGGATCCGGTGGGCCCCATATGTGGACACACTCCTTCTTCCACTTTACCGGGTCCGGATCACGGGAAAGCAGCCCGATCTGGAAGAGGCGAGACGGGTTCGGGAGGTGGCCGCCCGGGTGGAAAGGGAATTGACCGGACGATTGCTGTTGTTGCCGGCAATTCCATACGCAGCGGCGGACCCCGGCTCATTGCTACGGTATGTGGAAAGTGTGGCGGAGGAAGTGAAAGGAGATTTTCATCATTTCTTTTTGCTCGCTCCAGAGGCATACCGCACTTGGCTCGAACCCGGTATCGATGGGGAGGGGGAATGGTTGTTCCTCCCAGGGGAAACGGATTCGGAGCCGGAGGAGCAAGCTACGAAAATCAGCGATGAGATTGTGACACGTTGGAATGAAAACTCAGAGGAATGA
- the trpD gene encoding anthranilate phosphoribosyltransferase yields the protein MVERSLVKLMAKEDLNRSESERLMGAMMEGDLPPAQAAAVLTALRIKGETVEELAGLAASMRARARQLSAVPPEAVDTCGTGGDGGKTFNISTAAAIVAAAAGVPVAKHGNRAVSGKSGSADVLEALGVGIQLTPEEAEQTLAETGICFLFAPLFHEAMKQVLPIRKELGFRTCFNLAGPLANPAGVRRQLVGVFDPGLTETLARVLLSLGTERAMVVSGLDGVDEITLTEETRVSEVRDGNIHTYRITPEELGLKRCHPTALSGGDAVVNARIIRGIFQGKPGPCRDVVLANAGAVLTIAGRAGGLQEGIHLAGKTVDEGRALAKLEEMAAGRGKEVSHVS from the coding sequence ATGGTGGAGCGGAGCTTAGTGAAGCTGATGGCAAAAGAAGATTTGAATCGTTCCGAATCAGAGAGATTGATGGGGGCGATGATGGAGGGAGATCTCCCTCCGGCGCAGGCGGCGGCAGTGTTGACGGCCCTGCGGATCAAGGGGGAGACGGTGGAGGAGCTGGCGGGGCTGGCCGCTTCCATGCGGGCCAGGGCGCGTCAACTGTCAGCAGTTCCTCCGGAGGCGGTGGATACCTGCGGCACTGGCGGCGACGGGGGCAAAACCTTCAATATTTCCACCGCTGCCGCCATCGTGGCCGCCGCCGCCGGGGTGCCGGTGGCCAAACACGGAAACCGGGCCGTCTCCGGGAAGAGCGGCAGCGCCGATGTTTTGGAAGCGCTGGGGGTGGGGATTCAACTCACTCCGGAAGAGGCGGAGCAGACATTGGCGGAGACCGGGATCTGTTTTCTGTTCGCTCCCTTGTTCCACGAAGCGATGAAACAGGTGTTGCCGATCCGGAAGGAACTGGGGTTTCGCACCTGTTTCAATCTGGCCGGACCTCTGGCCAACCCGGCGGGGGTTCGGCGACAACTGGTGGGAGTGTTTGACCCCGGGTTGACGGAAACCCTGGCCCGGGTCCTCTTGTCCCTGGGAACGGAGCGGGCCATGGTGGTGTCCGGCTTGGACGGAGTGGATGAGATTACGCTGACGGAAGAGACACGGGTCAGTGAAGTGCGCGACGGCAACATTCACACCTATCGCATCACACCGGAGGAACTGGGCCTGAAGCGGTGCCATCCCACGGCGTTGTCCGGGGGGGATGCCGTGGTCAATGCCCGGATCATCCGCGGTATTTTCCAGGGGAAGCCGGGACCCTGCCGGGATGTGGTTCTGGCCAATGCCGGGGCGGTTCTCACCATCGCCGGCCGGGCGGGCGGTCTGCAGGAAGGCATCCATCTCGCCGGGAAAACAGTGGATGAGGGACGGGCGCTGGCCAAGTTGGAGGAGATGGCGGCCGGGCGGGGAAAGGAGGTTTCCCATGTTTCTTGA
- the trpC gene encoding indole-3-glycerol phosphate synthase TrpC: MFLERIVAGKKKEIQGLKERLGEREYREARHLPPVRSLVTALGQTASSPALIAEVKPASPSKGDIRPDADPAVTAREYEAGGAAAVSVLTEETYFKGSLANLTRVKESVRLPVLRKDFILDPLQLVESRLAGADAVLLIAAMLSGEEMGKLIREARDLGLEVLAEVHGEEELERTLAAGPDVLGINNRNLHTFETDLSVTERLRNRVPAGIPVIGESGVHSREDFQRLARAGVDGILVGEYLMRHASPRAAAESLTAGVRS; this comes from the coding sequence ATGTTTCTTGAACGGATCGTGGCCGGAAAGAAAAAGGAGATTCAGGGGCTGAAGGAACGCTTGGGGGAGAGGGAATATCGGGAGGCCCGCCATCTGCCGCCGGTCCGTTCACTGGTGACAGCATTGGGGCAGACCGCTTCCTCTCCGGCACTGATCGCCGAGGTGAAGCCGGCATCCCCCTCCAAAGGGGATATCCGCCCCGATGCGGATCCGGCGGTGACAGCCCGGGAGTATGAGGCCGGGGGGGCAGCGGCGGTTTCGGTGTTGACGGAAGAGACGTATTTCAAAGGGAGCCTGGCCAACCTGACCCGGGTGAAAGAGAGTGTCCGGCTTCCTGTCCTGCGCAAGGATTTTATCCTGGATCCATTGCAACTGGTGGAGAGCCGGCTGGCAGGGGCTGATGCGGTTTTGCTGATCGCCGCCATGTTATCCGGGGAAGAGATGGGAAAGCTGATCCGGGAGGCCCGCGACCTCGGGTTGGAGGTGCTGGCTGAAGTTCACGGGGAAGAGGAGTTGGAGCGCACCTTGGCGGCTGGTCCCGACGTGTTGGGGATCAATAACCGGAATCTGCACACCTTTGAGACGGACCTGTCGGTCACGGAAAGGTTGCGAAACCGGGTTCCCGCCGGTATTCCGGTGATCGGGGAGAGCGGTGTCCACTCCCGGGAGGATTTTCAACGGTTGGCCCGGGCGGGGGTGGATGGCATCCTGGTGGGGGAATATTTGATGCGCCACGCTTCTCCCCGGGCGGCGGCGGAAAGTTTGACGGCGGGTGTGCGATCATGA
- the trpE gene encoding anthranilate synthase component I, giving the protein MYTPTLDEVRAHARHFSTIPICKTVFADMETPISLHRRLGERKYSFLLESAESKGRWGRYSFIGADPFLVFQSTGNRVTITEEGRERRFETEDPFRMVKELLQKYRSPRVSGYPPFLGGAVGYVGYEAVALREPTLPRKEPPRSRDLHLMFCDRLIIVDHLRQEWILVINLHVGPEMESGALDRAYEDTLAELDQWMDELLAREPSFSPLPTVAAEADFDRVNSNFSKEAYCDRVLQAQESIRRGELFQVVPSQRWEWRNPPPAPEVYRVLRLLNPSPYMYCLSLGDEEVVGASPELLVRVSDGKIETRPIAGTRPRGEDAAEDAALAAELLQDEKERAEHVMLVDLSRHDLGKVSKSGSVQVTEEMTVEHYSHVMHLVSHVTGELREGIDPLDGFQACFPAGTVSGAPKIRAMERIAGLEPESRGIYAGAIGYFGFNGSLDSCITIRTIHFQKDSAFVQAGAGVVAGSVPEREYEESRNKARGLIRALTLAERLFNPVQR; this is encoded by the coding sequence GTGTATACCCCCACACTGGATGAAGTGAGGGCCCATGCCCGTCATTTTTCCACCATTCCCATTTGTAAAACGGTATTTGCCGATATGGAGACACCGATCAGCCTGCATCGGCGGCTGGGGGAGCGGAAATATTCCTTTTTGTTGGAAAGTGCTGAAAGCAAAGGGCGATGGGGCCGCTATTCATTTATCGGAGCGGATCCTTTCCTGGTGTTTCAAAGTACCGGCAATCGGGTGACGATCACGGAAGAGGGAAGAGAACGAAGATTTGAAACGGAGGATCCCTTCCGGATGGTGAAAGAACTTCTGCAAAAGTACCGCTCTCCACGGGTTTCCGGTTACCCGCCGTTTTTGGGCGGGGCGGTCGGATATGTGGGTTATGAAGCGGTTGCTCTCCGGGAGCCGACCCTCCCCCGCAAGGAACCTCCCCGTTCCCGGGATCTTCATCTGATGTTTTGTGACCGGCTGATCATTGTGGACCATCTGCGGCAGGAGTGGATCCTGGTGATCAATCTGCATGTGGGGCCCGAAATGGAGTCGGGGGCACTCGATCGCGCTTATGAGGACACCTTGGCTGAACTGGACCAGTGGATGGACGAGTTATTGGCGAGGGAGCCTTCATTTTCTCCGTTACCGACCGTAGCGGCAGAGGCGGATTTCGACCGGGTAAATTCCAATTTCAGCAAAGAAGCGTACTGTGACCGGGTGCTTCAAGCCCAGGAATCCATCCGGCGGGGGGAACTTTTTCAAGTGGTGCCCTCCCAGCGATGGGAGTGGAGGAATCCTCCCCCGGCTCCGGAGGTGTATCGCGTCCTGCGTCTCCTCAATCCGTCCCCGTATATGTATTGTCTCTCACTGGGAGATGAGGAAGTGGTGGGGGCCTCCCCGGAATTGCTGGTTCGGGTGAGCGACGGAAAAATTGAGACACGTCCCATCGCCGGGACCCGTCCCAGGGGTGAAGATGCCGCAGAGGATGCCGCTCTGGCCGCTGAGTTGCTACAGGATGAGAAAGAACGGGCGGAGCATGTCATGCTGGTGGATCTGAGTCGTCACGATCTGGGAAAGGTCTCCAAAAGCGGATCTGTCCAGGTGACGGAGGAGATGACTGTGGAACATTACTCCCATGTGATGCATCTGGTCTCCCATGTCACAGGGGAACTGAGAGAAGGAATCGATCCTCTGGACGGCTTTCAGGCCTGTTTTCCCGCCGGAACGGTCTCCGGCGCACCCAAAATCAGGGCGATGGAACGGATCGCCGGACTGGAACCGGAGAGTCGGGGGATTTATGCCGGAGCGATCGGATATTTCGGTTTCAATGGCAGTCTGGACAGCTGCATCACCATCCGGACGATCCATTTTCAGAAGGATTCCGCCTTTGTTCAGGCCGGCGCCGGGGTGGTGGCCGGTTCGGTTCCGGAAAGAGAGTACGAGGAGTCCAGGAACAAAGCCCGGGGGCTGATCCGCGCATTGACCCTTGCGGAGCGGTTATTCAACCCGGTGCAGAGATGA
- the hisC gene encoding histidinol-phosphate transaminase yields MEGKNALRGLPVYQPGKSLEEVKQEFGLSEVVKLASNENPFGCSPRVWEALREEQSHTPLYPEAEAPQLRGELARSLGVDPERLVFGNGSDEIVQMIARAYLDQGDEAVMAEVTFPRYKTQTVIEGGVPVEVPLKDGVHDLEAMAAAVTERTRLIWVCNPNNPTGTIVSGKELEAFLERLPEHVLVVVDEAYFEYVEDPSYPDSLALLKKDPRLLVLRTFSKIYGLAAFRIGYGVTSEAIVGELNKVREPFNTNRIAQRAARAALTDQEFVQRCQKANREGIEQIQRQLVEWGLSAFPTQGNFLLIDTGRPADEVYQSLLKQGIIIRSGAALGYPTHIRVTIGNEEQNRLFLQGLAACLEKPFTERG; encoded by the coding sequence ATGGAAGGGAAGAATGCCCTGCGGGGCTTACCGGTGTACCAGCCGGGGAAGTCGCTGGAAGAAGTGAAACAGGAATTCGGGTTGTCTGAGGTGGTGAAGTTGGCCTCCAATGAGAACCCCTTTGGATGCTCCCCCAGGGTGTGGGAAGCGTTGCGGGAGGAGCAGTCCCACACTCCCCTGTATCCGGAAGCGGAAGCGCCGCAATTGCGGGGGGAATTGGCCCGCTCTCTCGGGGTGGACCCGGAGCGGCTTGTTTTTGGGAACGGCTCTGACGAGATTGTGCAGATGATCGCCAGGGCTTACCTGGATCAAGGGGATGAAGCTGTCATGGCTGAGGTCACCTTCCCCCGGTACAAAACCCAGACGGTGATCGAAGGGGGAGTCCCCGTGGAGGTTCCCCTGAAGGACGGGGTGCACGATCTGGAGGCAATGGCCGCCGCGGTGACTGAACGGACCCGGCTGATTTGGGTCTGCAATCCCAACAATCCGACGGGGACGATCGTTTCCGGAAAGGAGTTGGAGGCGTTTCTGGAGCGGTTGCCGGAACATGTGCTGGTGGTGGTGGATGAGGCCTATTTTGAGTATGTGGAGGATCCTTCCTATCCGGATTCATTGGCCTTGTTGAAAAAAGATCCCCGACTGTTGGTGTTGCGTACTTTCTCCAAAATTTACGGTCTGGCTGCCTTCCGGATCGGCTACGGTGTCACCTCGGAGGCGATTGTGGGGGAGCTGAACAAAGTGAGGGAACCCTTTAACACCAACCGGATCGCCCAGCGGGCCGCCCGGGCGGCTCTCACCGATCAGGAATTCGTCCAACGCTGTCAAAAGGCCAACCGGGAGGGAATAGAGCAAATACAAAGGCAGCTGGTTGAATGGGGTTTGTCCGCTTTTCCCACCCAGGGGAATTTTCTGCTGATCGACACCGGCCGCCCCGCCGATGAGGTGTATCAGTCTCTCCTCAAACAAGGGATCATCATTCGGTCGGGGGCGGCCCTGGGCTATCCGACGCATATTCGGGTGACGATCGGAAATGAAGAGCAAAACCGGCTGTTTTTGCAAGGGTTGGCCGCCTGTCTGGAAAAACCCTTCACAGAACGGGGATGA